A region from the Cannabis sativa cultivar Pink pepper isolate KNU-18-1 chromosome 9, ASM2916894v1, whole genome shotgun sequence genome encodes:
- the LOC133031163 gene encoding uncharacterized protein LOC133031163 — translation MKEVLEIPETSKVQRSLSFNGETEKKDDVGVEEKDGEGTKDQLEEDVDDVESVPSLNLSEEKVVVPTKVVVSDDSFEVMNFWGEDLPAIVKEEVEQTVKDDFDDAAFERFKESGGKVIGPFTVKKGYSNQQYELFRYIFSSANDPSEVLAHFGKVEVERRFFKCMKPETDISNSVIDCFAQIMNFREKKRNGIGRKRTWFMPTRISSKLLGRTMTVERMAKEQEWSTLYYDADLSLCHTMVVPLLDTDSAPHWFAANVSMVNTTVEIRDSLSSAMHKRSRRSTCVEMLQTLDQLFAPVKPGDLNFSEFVIISSSKDYPQQQNGHDCGMFVMKYMESLFEENEILEEFDPIEARLDCVGKIVTHESNKAKHAVMEGVKKQFGLSKTKVLPSTSTTIPLRSPSRSPRDPRFSTAKARSENMWTGKSKSPKTRHSKRLAISNK, via the exons ATGAAAGAAGTGTTGGAGATACCTGAGACGAGCAAAGTTCAGCGCTCGCTTTCGTTCAACGGGGAGACCGAGAAGAAGGATGACGTGGGTGTCGAGGAAAAGGATGGTGAAGGGACGAAGGATCAATTGGAAGAGGATGTTGATGATGTAGAGAGTGTCCCTTCACTTAATCTATCAGAAGAGAAGGTCGTTGTTCCAACTAAGGTGGTTGTTTCTGATGATTCGTTTGAGGTTATGAACTTTTGGGGAGAAGATCTCCCCGCTATTGTAAAAGAGGAAGTTGAGCAGACCGTGAaggatgattttgatgatgCTGCGTTCGAAAGATTCAAAGAATCTGGAGGGAAGGTGATTGGTCCGTTCACTGTGAAGAAGGGTTACTCAAATCAACAGTACGAGTTGTTCCGTTACATTTTCTCTAGCGCCAATGATCCGAG TGAAGTGTTAGCCCATTTTGGGAAGGTTGAGGTCGAGCGGAGGTTTTTCAAATGCATGAAACCGGAGACCGATATATCAAACAGT GTCATTGATTGCTTTGCTCAAATCATGAATTTTCGAGAGAAGAAGCGCAACGGCATTGGAAGAAAGAGAACTTGGTTTATGCCCACCAGAATTTCG AGCAAGTTACTTGGAAGAACGATGACTGTGGAGAGGATGGCGAAGGAGCAAGAGTGGTCCACTCTTTATTACGATGCAGATTTGAGTTTATGTCACACT ATGGTGGTACCCCTACTGGATACCGACAGTGCTCCGCACTGGTTTGCGGCGAATGTGAGCATGGTTAATACAACAGTGGAAATTAGGGACTCGTTGTCTTCTGCAATGCATAAGAGGTCACGTCGGAGCACCTGCGTAGAGATG CTCCAGACTTTGGACCAATTGTTTGCCCCTGTCAAGCCAGGAGACCTGAATTTCAGCGAGTTTGTAATTATTTCTTCAAGCAAGGACTACCCACAACAACAAAATGGCCACGATTGTGGAATGTTTGTAATGAAGTACATGGAATCACTATTCGAGGAAAATGAAATATTGGAAGAG TTTGATCCTATTGAAGCCAGACTGGATTGTGTTGGGAAAATTGTCACCCACGAGAGTAACAAGGCTAAACATGCTGTGATGGAGGGAGTTAAGAAGCAATTTGGATTGAGCAAAACCAAAGTTCTTCCATCAACATCTACAACTATACCATTACGTAGTCCATCAAGGTCTCCTCGAGACCCCCGATTCAGCACAGCGAAGGCCAGGTCCGAAAACATGTGGACTGGCAAGAGCAAGTCCCCGAAAACCCGTCATTCTAAAAGGCTGGCCATAAGTAACAAGTAG
- the LOC133031164 gene encoding uncharacterized protein LOC133031164, protein MVRNAGFSTFLREDAPYIDAKIVSWLIDHVDPTSSRLEIFGRTIQLSSKLFEDVMGIRDGGEPVATESERDLVEFDLLFKAKDYRYSLTLLENELKETSDSDYLFLIKFLLVCIGTVLLPKNGIEVSTSYMHSLVDTRSIKKKNWATAEFRYLMSSLHRYKTKNTKNVSGCTIFLQLVYLTHVDWTATHVDRTVAPIDFWTTKHCKSVYKWIRDHGGHTSGKVHLVLQFSDALEFYLRDMLTSFFGVLSK, encoded by the exons ATGGTGAGAAATGCCGGTTTCTCAACATTTTTAAGGGAGGATGCCCCGTACATAGACGCTAAGATAGTTAGTTGGCTGATCGATCACGTGGATCCAACCTCTTCTCGGCTGGAGATATTTGGAAGAACGATCCAACTATCCTCCAAGCTGTTTGAGGATGTCATGGGAATCCGGGATGGCGGAGAACCCGTGGCAACCGAAAGTGAGCGTGACCTGGTTGAGTTTGACCTCCTCTTTAAGGCCAAGGACTATAGGTATTCCCTGACTTTGCTGGAGAATGAGCTTAAGGAAACCAGCGACAGTGACTACCTGTTTCTCATTAAGTTTCTCCTTGTCTGTATTGGAACTGTGTTGCTGCCGAAGAATGGTATCGAGGTCAGCACTAGCTACATGCATTCTTTAGTTGACACAAGGTcaattaagaagaagaattgGGCGACTGCCGAATTTCGATATCTAATGAGCTCTCTACACCGGTACAAGACGAAGAACACCAAAAATGTCTCCGGTTGCACGATATTTTTACAG CTTGTATATTTGACGCACGTAGACTGGACTGCTACTCACGTGGACCGGACTGTGGCTCCAATTGACTTTTGGACCACAAAACACTGCAAGTCAGTGTACAAGTGGATTCGAGACCACGGTGGTCACACAAGTGGAAAGGTACATTTAGTACTTCAATTTTCTGATgcgttagaattttatttgagAGATATGCTAACTAGTTTTTTTGGTGTACTAAGCAAGTGA